The Balearica regulorum gibbericeps isolate bBalReg1 chromosome 17, bBalReg1.pri, whole genome shotgun sequence region TGTGGTGCAGTCCAGAGAAAGAGCCAATGGCTTAACACCAACCCCATGATAAAGAGGTTCTAGTAATTGTGGGTAGAGATTAACTTTGACATACCAAGATGGGAATTGAtcagtaagaaataaatatatatatacacacacacacatatatattttaaatatatataatatatagtgcatatatataatgtattgcatgtgtatatataatatatgtattttgtataAAAAAGCCTCGCATTCAAGTATAgatacatattaaaatataaagagaGGAGGACCTTTTGAAGTTAACCTTAAACAGAGAATCTATCATAAGCAGAATTCTTATTAAGATTATCGAGACATGTTTTCCctaatttcaaaatgcaatcaATTCAGATGGTTAGTGTTCCATTGATTACTGTGAAACACAACACaatgaaaagtgagaaaaggggggaaaaaagttataaTGGAAAGTTAGCTATAGTGTCAAATACATCAGTATATACACAAATCCTTTACTTAAGATAACCCATGCTTGGAGGGaacaaaaatgattttttaatttcaattcaTAATACAGTCCCTCAgttgttgtgggggttttgttatCAAATTATCAtagccaaaggaaaaagaaatttgaatgaTCAGAAGAAGAAAGGTTGAAAATCAACCCTAAAAGGTAGTTCACAAACCATGGTATGAAATATGGCTCACGGAGCCTTGTTCTGCAcctaaaatatgaaatgtatgATGAGTAGAGAGAATATTGGATGGAAATTCTGAACCTCTATTAGCCCTGGATTGATTCAATATCTAAACAGAAATTCTCTCTCTGAAATCCCAGTGACCTTCATCTTTAGATTGTTGAAATTATGATCATAAAATCAGCGAGTAAATCACCTTGATTTTTTACAAAAGTAGGCAATGAAAATACTAAGTGTATCTAACTCTGTAAATCTACAAGTCATCGTTTTTGCTTGACAATACAGTACAATTTCAGAAGTGTAATAAGAGGTTTATGCAAAGAAGGCATGGCAAAACACAGCCACAGTCAATAGGATGATGCCATTGATATTCACAACATTTCTCCAAAGTGGCACTTCGCTTGTGTCAGTCAGTTTCTTCTTCAatgcttcctcttcctccttgctCAGTTTGGGTCCTTTTTGTTGATCTAAGCCACAGAACCAGTTGTACGCTTTCTTAAAGCATCCCGgttcttcttcattttcctcGTTAACTGGAAGGAATAACACACTGGTCATGAAATGTAAGCATGGGCCACTGCATGTACTAGAAGATCTCTGTGTCTGAGGACATTCCTGTATTTAATACAGCAGTTCTGATTTATGGTCACAGTTACATGGAAACATTTTAGCACAAGGCAGTACAAGAATCAACTTGATACTGTGTTTTCACAGCTCACCTGCAAAAACAGTTACTTCCTACATGTTGCAAGAGAGTCTTTTGCAGAAGACACTTGTGCCTTTTGTAGCCTAGAGACTTGGTCTGGTATTGGAGAAGCAAACCATGCTGCAAAGCttaaactccattttttttcaatattttctacacttttttaattaaaagacaaataaatgaatatgaGGATACTTACGAAAGGGAACTTGGCAGCAGAACCAGAAACCCAGCAAAGAGAGCAGGTGGTTTTGCCCAGATGGATGTCTGGCAATTCGCTGTCGTGGTGCCTTGCGCCACATCCTTGCTCCTTCAGTCCTGCCTACTACCCACTATTTCCAAGTGAATTCTTGTTGTTTCATTCCAAATGCTAGAGTCACATGCAGTTCTGCCAATGCATAATCTCTGACCTAAAGCATCTCCATTGTTTTAGTCCTAGAACTGCCACCTAGCTACCTAGAGAACAAGATTGTCTCCCTTCAAGTCTACTTCACTTCTGATTTACACTGAGCTTGATAGATTGGTAAAAGGCTGCTTACTAGCCATTTAAATATGTGGCGTTTGAGCTTTTGTtgttggggaggagggagtgtGTCTTTGAATATCAAGCAGGTTAATGTTTCTTCAGGAATGAAATAGGGATACTCAAATATATTCATAGAATCTATAAATATTCAACTGTTACCTGATTCCTCATCTTTTTCATCAGCTTTGTCCTGCTCCTCATCTGCATCAAGATCGATACGTTCTTCTTTGCTGTTCCGCAAAGACCAGCACAAGCGGTAAAGCTGCCATGAAACAAAACGAGATTATAAATCTACAGTCTTACTACACAGAGACAAATCAGTCAGAACAAGCTATAAGACCATGGCATCCCAAGTGTCTGTTAGCTCAATGTCTAAGATTATTAGGCGTCACTGAAGATTTGTGACAGATAAATGAAGactatttcctttgctttcttacaAGGACTATATGATGTGGGTAGCTGAAATGTCAGGAGGTAATATACCAAGTACCAGTGTTTAAAACTAGTGGTTTCATTGAGTTCTGTTTCTTGAGGAGCAAGACTGCGATAATACTCACATGTACATCAGGGATGGGCTTAGTCATGAAGGAGACTGCCAGGATGACGATGGCAGAAAGCCCAAAAAGAATAATTGCAAAGTAAAGGTAGTGAATCCCACAGATGATGAATGGGCAGTTGGAAGGGGTCACACAGCTGCCTGTTCCGTAGGCAAACTCTGCAATCATCCTACCGAGTCCAGCCAGCAGCCCAACCATCAGGCCCCAGAAGGCACCCTGCAGACAGTGTGACAGAAGGTATCAAAATGAGTCATTTTAGGCATGGAACTAAGCTCTAAACTCTCTGAATAGTTGCTGGAGGAAACACGGAGGTATTTATGCATTACATTGGGTTTGGCACATGGGTTTTAACCCAGATACTTTCAGTGACCGTATTTACAGCTCAGTGTATTAATACGACCAAAATGGAGGACACCTTCTCCAGCTCATTTCTCAAAGTTCATCTGTCTCCACACACTGCTCTCCTTACACAAGACAGGCTTTAGCCACAGGCTACACATCTCAAGGGTTGTTCTCATATCTTTTTATCTTTGAGGGCTAAATCCCTGACAGTTCTAGCAAGATAGAACCAGCTAGCAAGTGTGTGTCATTCTTCCCAAAATATGtgtctcatttattttctaatgacCTTGTTAGTAATTAGTTAAATGTTAATTCTTGACACTTTTGGTAGATGTTTTGCTGCTAGGTATAAGCAGCTCTAGCCCAAAGTATAAAAGATGCACAGGTATGTctgggcacaaattgaaatatgggaaattctgtttaaatatatttcttctttactgTATGGGTGATTGGAACAGGTTACCTAGAGACACTGTGGAGTCTCCAaccctggagatattcaaaacccaactagACAGAACCTGAGCATCCTGCCCTTGTTAGCCCTGCTTTGAGTAGTGCGGGTTGCACTAGTCCAGAGGTACCTTCCCATCTCAAACATTCTGTGAGTTTGTGAGGTCAAAAAACCTAATGATGGTAACACAAATTTATAATTCCTgatgtaaaaaatattctagGTTTAATGCTGGGTTTAAGAACAGAACAGTTTTAATTAGCCAGTGGTCAAAgtcacaaaaacattttggagtAGGACAAGGTAGTTAATTCTATTTCTagcagaaagaagaatgatTCTGAGCAAGAAATGTTGATAAATCTTATAAGTAATTACAATATTGAAGTTTATCTTACGCAAGGCTCCAGTTCTCAGAAGCTTTGATGCTTGTCTCCCCTATTTACCCAAATTTAGTGTGCAGTGTACCCAAACCCCCAAGGATTATACTGAATTCTTACTCAGTAAGAGTAATTCTTAATCCATTTGTGAGGTTTAGCCGTATTGGAATAGGAAATGGAACATCCCTTCTGTGTAAAACAGGCTTTTCTTGGATATACACACAAATAACCACTGAACTGGTCTCAAGAGAAAATAGTGAGAAAAAAGTTCGAGCCATATTCAAAAACCTTCTCTCTCTAGGCTTTCTCATTGAACTCATCCTCCTTAGAGCAAACCTGAGCAGTAGGCAAGTGTTGTTATTCCTAGTATTatagaaaagaaactgaattccTGAGTAATGAGTTTTCAGAATGTCTGAGACCTCAGTTACCAGGACTGGCCTATGATCGCGTCAAAGCATGTGACAGAGCTCACGCCTTCTCAGTTACTTACAAAGGCTTaagaacaatatttttcagttcactGCTCTACGAATCAAAATCAGAGATTCCCAGCCTGGGTCCTAAAAGCAATGGGAAACAATGCATAAAACAACAGCATGCTTGTTTAAAAGAGTCTTGACAAAATTTATAGTGCTCAAGAGGAAGGTGAAAGGTGGTATGTTTGGTAAAGCAGTATGGTGAGCAATATCCTAAAAGATTACTTTCAAATATGTCCCCATAAATTATCCATTTGACACATTGGTTGGCCAAGTGATAGATAACCTAAGTTTCAGAGCTATCTAGGAATTCCTAGGTGACTGTCCGTTTATCAGATTAGCAAAGAACTTTTTCAAACTCATTCTCTGAAACCTCAGGCCTTGGGGTATGGAAACACGGAATCCCTGGGCTGTAGCAGGAttgaaataaacaggaagaaattgctaataaaaaacaccaaaacaaaaaagcagttcTCCCAGTGCCTAAAGGAACATGCAGCATACCTTTTTCCTAATTTGTGCTTACCTGCTCATTGACCCGCTTGCAGAAGACGGCAAGCAGGAAGACAGCAGCAATGGGAGGTCCCAGGTAGCTAGTAACTGACTGAATATAATCGAAGAGCTGCCCGCTTTGAGCTGACTGCACCACAGGAACCCAGGCAATGCTGATGCCAATTAAAAGTAACATAAATGCCCTGTAAACATAGCCAGATATTCAATTAGCCACCTGCTTAGAAGCATCtatcagaaagaacaaaacagcaatTAATCAATAATTTAAATGTCCATTTTGTATTTCAACCAGCAAAATCAATGATAATGGCCAATTAGCATTGCACAGACAAAAGACATCCAAGTTGGATATTGTGTCTGTCAAATATCCATCAGCATACAGCTAAACATGCAATCAAAATGTAGaaactcacttttttcctttgttatatCTAGACACAACTCAACAGCAGTTCAACGAGAAGGACTAGTTCATTGATGCTGTGGTATGGTGTAGCATAAAGCCTATGAAGATATTTTAGAACAGTTCCCTTTGAATAGCAGTAGGAAGTGCTGAGAATTAGTTTAGCTACTTCATGCATTGTCAATGAAATTGGAAGCaaggtcttttattttttttccaaaaggaaagcGTACGGTGGGACAGCCTGTCTGGCCACAGGAGGCCACTGCTGCACTGCCCGCACTCTGTGAAAGCAGGTTTTTACCCTGGCACTTGGTGCATTTTTGGAGGCTGCAGTCTGTAACGCATCTACTGCTCGCGATGTTTGTACGGCTGGGGAAGACTTGGCTGCACTTACCTTCCAGCTAACATAAGCTCTTTCTCAGATGGTTGTGTTCGAATTTTGGTGTAGATGTCCATAGTGAACAAAGTACTAGCACTGTTAAAAATGGAAGTCAGGGAGCTCATAAGGGAGGCCAACATGACTGACAACATCAGACCCCGCAGACCTGAAATACAAAGATACGTGAACTGGGAGGAGAATTCAGTGAAGGGTCTCAGTAGGTGGCACCACCCATAGTGCTGGTCTGGCCCTTTCAAGTCAGCCGTCTATGAGTGCATCTGGCATATTTATGTGCTGATGCCTGCCTGACCTTCTCTTGCAATGCTCACAGAGTGGTGTCTGCTGAGCTTTGGAAAAGCTATTTACAGCAGCGGCAGGGCAACTTTTGAGCTTTTAGAACATTGGTACTTCTTTTGTGAATGCTGTATAATTAAACGctgaaataataagaaaaaaatattaagcagaCTTTCCCCaacagttattaaaataatttctcttgtTCGCAGGCAAGTGCTTGCGATGTATTTGTAAACCAATtgtttggtgaaaaaaaaaaagtttcttttactGTTTGAAAATCAGAGTAAGGCACTTTTCCAGGTGGTATGATCTAGTCAACACAGTAAGAGGAAGTACTGTAGTATTTTAATAACACTGTGTACATCAGTTATAATACAATGGGGAAGTACTAAAGATATCAGGGAAGTACCATAGTCTGTATAATATCATAATCTGTCTTTATAGCCTTATGAACCAGCTCTGTGgttttctgcagagatttaTCTTCTGTGTATACGTGGTCCTCTCCAGAGTGGTGCTTTATTCTCTCATTGAACAGGTGTTCTATGGGACAATGTGTacacagagtattttctcctcccaCCTCAGTGGGTTAGCAGAAGGGCTGCAGGTGTATGCCTCCAACTCAGAAATCCTGGCAGAGACAGCCTTTTATAAATCATTGGCAAAGCAGGTTATTTTTTACCTTCACAGAAAGGGAGCTCAATTACCATTTCATCACCCAGTATTTGCCAGCTGAGAGCTGACATTGTCAGCATGTAGCTATTCTGCACCTACAGCTACAACTAATACAGACAACACCTTTGATTAACAGTACATAGTTCTAGCaataattttttaactgaatgtGGGATTTGGGCTCCCTCTCTCACCTGTTTTTACAGTCTGGCAGTCTCACCtttcctaaaacaaacaaacaaatacagTGTCTTACCATTTGGCATAAGCTCCACTACCATTTTTGGATACGCAATATTTGTACAGCCAACTGCGGTGCCACAGTACTTCTGGCAGACTTCAGGCACAACACAAGCCACCACATCTGAGGAGAGTATAACGAGACAGGGTTAGACAAGGCCATATTAACAACAGATTGCTCCCAAATTACTAGACCTTCTAAAATGTATCTCTGTGTTGAATCACTGGATTGATATGCTTGATATCATCGTTGGTCTGCTGGCAAGGAGAAAGGTGATTCTAAGCCTCtatccttcctttcctctctaaaattctgaaaagtactgcaggaaatttaaaaaaaaaccaacccaaaccacaaaactaaACCAAGCAAACAACCCGCCACCCAGaacccccaaaaaccagccTTATTTTGTCAGACCAGGACTGCACAACACAAGGAGACCAAGTGAAAAAACAAGCAGAGGAACACAAAGACCACTCCCTCCAatctctctctgcctgctgttAAACACGCTGATGGTTAGAGAGAAGGGAGATTGGCGATTCCCCCACGCTGCACTCAGAACTGCCCATGGCCAAAAATATTACTGTCTGTGACTGATGACCCTCTTCCTCCGATTGCCGGAGGAGTATCTGTCCTGGACAGCATTTTCCACTCATTCCACCAGAGTGGGGCAGTAACAAACAGCCAGCTGGGGAGGAACACTGTGAAACGTCTCTCCCCTAAAGTGGACAACAATAGCACTAGCAGAAAACTGAGAtcagaaaaaagaggaagaccTGTGGTTTCTTACATTGTAGTTAGTTTTTGTGCATACATGTGCCTGGACAATTTGGATGACAAAATGACAGTCTAACAGGTGTATTGGAAGAGAGAGAATAGGAAATTAAGAGAGATTGGCAGTGAAACTTAGGTAGCAAgaagaaatttgcatttctgtattcTTACACATACCTGTATACAGAATTCGGCTGATCATTCCAGGCATCACTATAATAAACATGGGCAAGAGTTTCAGGTACCCACACATGATACAACCAGCCTTCACATGGGACATATTCTTGCCAGAGAGACATCTTTGGACAATAACCTGTCAACGAGACATGGCAAGCATGCATGACTCACCGACAATAGCATTTCCATGAGCATACCCAGTTCCAGATACAAGGTACTTCTTAACCTCTGTGATAGTGAAAGAGCCTATTTACCATTTCTGTcactaggaaaaataaaagctaccTGAAAATCAAAGGATATAGTTGAAATAAGTAAAGGAAAATATCACTTATCCAGTGTATGTTTAAGAGGTAAACATCACAAGCTGTTCTTAAAGCAGGTAGACTAAAAAGccaaaaaggaataaaatatttacctgaTCAATAGAGATACCTGAGATAGTTATATTggggttttgttcatttgtttacAAATTGTGAAGATGATCTTTCTCGCAATTCAGAATGCAGATAGATCACTTGCTAGAGACTGGGCACATTCTGATGTCACAGTTGCAGAAGCACACTTTCCTCCACTCATGTCAGTGTGATCTCTTGGGGAAAGTGGACAGCAGGTTttagggagaaggaaggaggattGGGAAAGAGTCTCCAGACTGAAACACCTGACATATAAAGACCATCCTCCCAAAACTGTGCATGCAAAGATGAAAGTTGCACAAATAGGAAACAAACTAGTATTACTGAATGGGGAATAATATCTAGACCCAGTCTAACAAGGATCATTTGATACATGGTCCTAAGTAAATGTTCACATTACAACCTCTCTGTGTTTTTACACATggtcacacacaaaaaatgagaaaggcatTATACACAGTATCCGCTAGGCACAGTGTATAAGAACTGAAAGAACACCCGTTCCATTTTCTTACGTGTGGAAGGGGTTTAGAAACCAGAAACTGAAGAGTCACTGACCAGTCTTGAAGTAACTGCTGTCTCTGTGACCCAGCTTTGAATTACTGTGGGGGCAGAGCATCCCTAGATCACACTAGACTGCAGAGTTTTGTGTTTGGCATTTCCAAGGCATATGGCTTCCACATTACCTGATCAGTGCACCAGTACCACAAAGCAATGATGCTCAAACCAAAGATGAGCCCTGGCCACGGCATATCTCCACTGACGGGATCTCGGAAGATGTGAAAGGAATCCTTCCGAGGAGCGTAGCATTCTTCACTAATCGTAGTATTCCCGTAGGTGATATTGGATGGAACTGCTTCCATGTACTTCTGCATGAAAGCATCATACCCTCCtacttcagaaaatgctgaaaaatagaaagcaaaagtagtgataaattatttaatagtGATAAACGGAGCTAGAGAATGTGAGGAGAAAAACCTCCTTAATGTGGATGTAAACCCACCCTAGACAGCATACatcaacattttcagaaaacagtataCAGTGTTTCATAAGTATTCACACAATCTAAGTACCACAGTGACCTTTGTTTTTAGGTTTCTGTATAGCTCGCAAACATTGGTTTAGGCTCCACTGTCTCAACATCACTTATACACGTCTTGCCAAGAAGTGAAATGAAGATAGATTCTTTCCACATGCTGTTAACCTACGGAGAACCTAAGGCCGGGTCTTACCAGGTTAGGTCAGTCTGAAGCTATTTCTGTTATAACAATGGtggaataatttcatttcagtgaaagacCTAGCTAGAGGAAAACCAAGCACTGAGTAACTAGCAGGATAAGGAAAGGACACTACAAATTTGCAGAATCTTATTGgtacttctttctttcttatgaTCCTTTCCTATTAATTCTGTTTAACAGCATgatttctggtttaaaatgcATATGGTCTTCTGGACATACACATTGTCCTATTCATAAACATTCAGTTTGTATCTTTTGTCCAGCTGGCAATATAATGACATCCACAGATCAACTACAAGGCTTACgtaaaatattaatatgtttGGGTTGTTTTAACACAAGCTAGCAACTAGAAACAAGGTAAAAACATGCAATGTGGCCAACAGCTCTTCACTTTGAATCAGAAATTTTCATGCATTAGCATCTGAATATCTATAAAATTATAATCTTCTTAAAACAAGATACTCTCTGAACTTCTTAAGAGAGTCATCAGCACCTGCAAACAACTCTGCTTTTGCCTCATTATCTTTCACAAGTCCTACTCTGTCATGGGATGCTATATATTACCTTACACATTCACCTGTGCTTTGGAGATGGAGTGGTCTCAGTGACTAAAGGGCTTGGCAGAACgcctattttcttccctgataAATCGGTATATGAACTGAAACGTGCTGGTTAAGATAACCGAGTACCACACTGCAGGATCCATTGCCATAGCCACTGTGGGATTTGTGGTTGAACATTCTAGGTTAATTCATCTGATTTACTTACCAAATCCCATGAGAATAAAGGATCCCACTACCATGATAAATGTTTGTAAGGTGTCTGTGTAAATCACAGCTGCAAGGCCACCTAATGGCAAAGAAAAGTCAAGACAAATAGGTTAGTCCCTCTGCAAATGCCTCAGTGGAAATCctcttatttttacttttctcacGACCTCTCTCTTTCAGACAAAGACCACTGTAAATAACTCCCCTTTCAGGTTTTcatttctcccctcttctcttttttctggcTCCCCTAACTTCTTTGATTTATCAGACTGTTCTGCAAACTCACCTGTGATGGTGTAAAGAGCAGTAATAGCAAGCAGGATAATTATGGCCAAATAAAGATTCAGCCCTATGGCCAGCTGTATAAATATAGCTCCAGAGAATATGTCTgcctataaaagaaaaacatgataGATTAAGCAATGTTTAAAATCATGATGATAGCATATTACACATTCATGATGAGGGTACTGAAATACACAATTCCACCCCTTATAGTAATgcacacatataaaaaaaaaaagaaagaaagaaaagaaaaaaagaaaatagaggcCATTTTAGTACAACTGCCAGTCTCCTCAGTGCTGTGGTGCTATCAGTACAAGAGTTGTAACACTTCTCAAAGAATTTCCAGGTCTTTTTCAATGGATCATTTTAGCTAGACAGAGGCACCTCACTGCTCTGTGCTTATATACTGAGACACAGCTTAATAACaaattacttaaaactcagGTTATGCTTGCTGCTATGTGCAGGGATGGACTCTGTGACACTTCCAAGACATGGCATGGTTCTCTTCATTTAATGCTACTCCATAAGTCTCTTACTCTTTCTTTACTGCTTGCATACATGTGGTATAGCTAGTCTTGCTGGTTCAGGACAAATGGTGATTAAAGGCAAACATCTTAAATTATGTCTACTTTTAAGTTCCTGTCAGAATAATTGACATCAGTTGGCTAACAGAAGAGATCTTTAGCTCTTGCGTAAGAAAGGAATTGTTCAGGTTTTAGAGTAACACTCTGGGATTTTAATCACATTAAATCAGTTCCTGATTTAGACATAATTTGCATGAATGCTATTTATCCAAGTTTGCAATGAGAATAATCTCCCCCAGTGCACCTGTAATGCATTGTTGTAAATTAAGCTTTCATTAGAGCTTTGCATCTGTACCTATCCTTGCTCCTCAGCATCCAGTTCCTGGGCTCATCTCCAATCCCACCTGCATGACTCTCTGTATACCACACCACCTATATGTAGGCTCTATACAGGGAGTTCTATCCTCGTTTAATAGTATCAGTCCTAGTGGTGTTCAGCAAGCTCAGGagctgcaaaatgctgcaggaaCTGCCCATATGCAGGgtctgagaaacaaagacaaaaaggatGACATGTGCCCTGGGGTAAGGCCTGCACACACAGTACTGCAGGGCACCTGCTAGGCAGCAGcttgctggaggagcaggaggttCCACAGGCCCGGCTGTGGGACAGCTGTAGCCTCTGATCACAGAACAGGCACTTGCACCGCTTTTGTCCATGGCTAGGCTGAGGGGAGGCAGGGCGGATATACTAATAAGCAGTTATGCAGTCTGGCTAGCCGGGAGATGCCAGATGAAGAAATCCTCTTCATTCCACAGACACTGAAACCGAGACTGCAGGGTATGATCTCACCCTTAGTTCTCTCTGGAGAATGAGGAAGAGGTACGGACCTCTGCAGCAAGAGGTCCTC contains the following coding sequences:
- the SLC5A1 gene encoding sodium/glucose cotransporter 1 isoform X1, with the protein product MESDIRINNPADISVIVIYFLVVLAVGLWAMYSTNRGTVGGFFLAGRSMVWWPIGASLFASNIGSGHFVGIAGTAAAGGIAIGGYEWNALIFVVVLGWLFVPIYVKAGVVTMPEYLKKRFGGKRIQVYLSVLSLILYIFTKISADIFSGAIFIQLAIGLNLYLAIIILLAITALYTITGGLAAVIYTDTLQTFIMVVGSFILMGFAFSEVGGYDAFMQKYMEAVPSNITYGNTTISEECYAPRKDSFHIFRDPVSGDMPWPGLIFGLSIIALWYWCTDQVIVQRCLSGKNMSHVKAGCIMCGYLKLLPMFIIVMPGMISRILYTDVVACVVPEVCQKYCGTAVGCTNIAYPKMVVELMPNGLRGLMLSVMLASLMSSLTSIFNSASTLFTMDIYTKIRTQPSEKELMLAGRAFMLLLIGISIAWVPVVQSAQSGQLFDYIQSVTSYLGPPIAAVFLLAVFCKRVNEQGAFWGLMVGLLAGLGRMIAEFAYGTGSCVTPSNCPFIICGIHYLYFAIILFGLSAIVILAVSFMTKPIPDVHLYRLCWSLRNSKEERIDLDADEEQDKADEKDEESVNEENEEEPGCFKKAYNWFCGLDQQKGPKLSKEEEEALKKKLTDTSEVPLWRNVVNINGIILLTVAVFCHAFFA
- the SLC5A1 gene encoding sodium/glucose cotransporter 1 isoform X2, giving the protein MYSTNRGTVGGFFLAGRSMVWWPIGASLFASNIGSGHFVGIAGTAAAGGIAIGGYEWNALIFVVVLGWLFVPIYVKAGVVTMPEYLKKRFGGKRIQVYLSVLSLILYIFTKISADIFSGAIFIQLAIGLNLYLAIIILLAITALYTITGGLAAVIYTDTLQTFIMVVGSFILMGFAFSEVGGYDAFMQKYMEAVPSNITYGNTTISEECYAPRKDSFHIFRDPVSGDMPWPGLIFGLSIIALWYWCTDQVIVQRCLSGKNMSHVKAGCIMCGYLKLLPMFIIVMPGMISRILYTDVVACVVPEVCQKYCGTAVGCTNIAYPKMVVELMPNGLRGLMLSVMLASLMSSLTSIFNSASTLFTMDIYTKIRTQPSEKELMLAGRAFMLLLIGISIAWVPVVQSAQSGQLFDYIQSVTSYLGPPIAAVFLLAVFCKRVNEQGAFWGLMVGLLAGLGRMIAEFAYGTGSCVTPSNCPFIICGIHYLYFAIILFGLSAIVILAVSFMTKPIPDVHLYRLCWSLRNSKEERIDLDADEEQDKADEKDEESVNEENEEEPGCFKKAYNWFCGLDQQKGPKLSKEEEEALKKKLTDTSEVPLWRNVVNINGIILLTVAVFCHAFFA